Proteins from a single region of Sulfurihydrogenibium sp.:
- a CDS encoding glycosyltransferase — protein MEENKITKPRVVFLKTPDPKNMVENIIDGLNKSVSARNFETKIVEINVDNLQEVINQIVEFKPLFTFDINLDGMIYAENEGQKQPFCDLLGNIHITWFIDDPMIHFTKLKPVIQSNQILYATIDIEHLQWLRTLGKNVALIPAGTNPAKIPPPKEKEFEVAFVGPLTDPILIENDWQQRFDPNLFGFAVELGRLIYRNPDMPIRFASGYLLSQLSPEFQSALIQFQQENEEEFSNLLIEIGLYAMHLRRWNIIDSIENYEVNILGPVNGEVKDNVVVFEEIYTQKDVIDFISKSKISLLSQPPFIPSSLGFTVFDSVATGTLTFVEERLASKSFFEPEKEIITYHPIDFIEIEGKIAYYLEEAPDEREEIGKAGREKALKEHTIYSRGEILANIMEDIIRQSIQEEKKPEENN, from the coding sequence ATGGAAGAAAATAAAATCACCAAACCAAGAGTTGTATTTTTAAAAACTCCAGACCCAAAAAATATGGTTGAGAATATCATAGATGGATTAAATAAGTCTGTTTCTGCAAGAAATTTTGAAACAAAAATTGTAGAAATCAACGTAGATAATCTACAAGAAGTTATCAATCAAATCGTTGAATTTAAGCCATTATTTACATTTGATATAAATTTAGACGGTATGATTTATGCAGAAAATGAAGGACAAAAACAGCCATTCTGCGACCTGCTCGGAAACATTCATATCACATGGTTTATAGATGACCCAATGATTCATTTTACAAAATTAAAACCAGTTATTCAGTCAAATCAAATACTTTATGCAACTATTGACATAGAACATCTCCAATGGCTTAGGACTCTTGGAAAAAATGTTGCATTAATACCAGCTGGCACTAATCCGGCTAAAATTCCACCACCAAAAGAAAAAGAGTTTGAAGTAGCATTTGTTGGTCCACTGACAGACCCAATCCTTATAGAAAATGATTGGCAACAAAGATTTGACCCTAATTTATTTGGCTTTGCTGTTGAACTTGGAAGGCTTATTTACAGAAACCCAGATATGCCAATTAGATTTGCATCGGGATATTTATTATCTCAATTAAGCCCAGAATTTCAATCTGCATTAATACAATTCCAACAAGAAAACGAAGAAGAATTTTCAAATCTTCTTATAGAAATCGGTCTGTATGCTATGCACTTAAGAAGATGGAATATAATCGATTCAATAGAAAATTATGAAGTTAATATTCTTGGTCCGGTAAACGGAGAAGTTAAAGATAATGTAGTAGTTTTTGAAGAAATTTATACTCAAAAAGATGTGATAGATTTTATCTCTAAATCAAAAATATCACTACTAAGTCAGCCACCATTCATCCCATCAAGTCTTGGGTTTACAGTGTTTGACAGTGTGGCAACAGGAACTTTAACATTTGTTGAAGAAAGACTTGCTTCAAAATCTTTCTTTGAACCAGAGAAAGAGATAATTACATACCATCCAATAGATTTTATAGAAATAGAAGGAAAAATCGCTTATTATCTTGAAGAAGCTCCGGATGAAAGAGAAGAGATAGGAAAAGCAGGAAGAGAAAAAGCATTAAAAGAGCATACAATCTACTCAAGGGGCGAAATCTTAGCCAACATTATGGAAGACATAATCAGACAATCTATTCAAGAAGAAAAAAAACCGGAGGAAAATAATTGA
- the accB gene encoding acetyl-CoA carboxylase biotin carboxyl carrier protein: protein MDKEFIFQLIEKIKDTKIEEIELSTEEYSVYIKQYLGPKEVISQSPASQVVNIPANPVVEVKEEVKKSEIKEEQKYHVIKSPLVGTFYRSPSPGAPPFVEEGDMVSKGQILCIIEALKVMNEIESDVDGRVAKILVENGQPVEYGQELFYIEV from the coding sequence ATGGATAAAGAATTTATTTTTCAATTAATTGAAAAAATTAAAGACACTAAGATTGAAGAAATAGAGCTTTCTACAGAAGAATACAGTGTTTATATCAAGCAGTATTTAGGACCAAAAGAAGTTATATCTCAATCTCCTGCTTCTCAGGTTGTTAACATTCCAGCTAATCCGGTTGTAGAAGTAAAAGAAGAGGTTAAAAAATCTGAAATTAAAGAAGAACAAAAATATCATGTTATAAAATCGCCACTTGTTGGAACATTTTACAGGTCTCCATCTCCAGGAGCTCCTCCGTTTGTTGAAGAAGGAGATATGGTATCAAAAGGTCAGATTTTATGTATCATAGAAGCTTTAAAAGTTATGAATGAAATAGAGTCCGATGTAGATGGCAGAGTTGCTAAAATTTTAGTTGAAAATGGTCAGCCTGTAGAATACGGACAAGAACTCTTTTACATTGAGGTGTAA
- a CDS encoding YkgJ family cysteine cluster protein, with product MKEDLLIAFILIYKNPELFEEVIEFQRDLNQHIDDKLKIDTKIACEKGCSYCCYGWEVKLTFSELLDFIKSLNNLPDNEKVKTAKRLEDYKSLKDITNHPCPFLNNNLCVVYPSRPFVCRTFSSYDKNLCKTKTPFEFPPILDQIIEDIKEKINILSDEFIPLFNTKTSVKNINFNHKDKNFFVNLFDTFILTSENGSIILKPYKLAEKFISKI from the coding sequence ATGAAAGAAGATTTATTGATAGCATTTATTTTGATATACAAAAATCCTGAGCTTTTTGAAGAGGTCATTGAATTTCAAAGGGATTTAAATCAACACATAGATGACAAACTAAAAATAGATACAAAAATAGCCTGTGAAAAAGGATGTAGTTATTGTTGTTATGGCTGGGAAGTTAAACTAACTTTTTCAGAATTACTGGATTTTATAAAATCTTTAAACAATCTACCAGATAACGAAAAAGTCAAAACAGCTAAAAGATTAGAAGATTATAAAAGCCTTAAAGATATAACTAACCACCCATGCCCATTTTTAAACAACAATCTTTGCGTAGTATATCCATCAAGACCATTTGTATGTAGAACCTTTTCATCTTACGATAAAAATCTTTGCAAAACAAAAACACCTTTCGAATTTCCGCCGATTCTTGATCAAATCATCGAAGATATTAAAGAAAAGATAAATATTCTCTCAGATGAATTTATTCCCCTTTTTAACACAAAAACGTCTGTAAAAAATATTAATTTTAATCACAAAGATAAAAACTTTTTTGTAAATTTATTTGATACTTTCATTCTTACGTCTGAAAATGGAAGTATAATACTAAAACCTTACAAGCTTGCTGAAAAGTTTATCTCGAAAATATGA
- the folD gene encoding bifunctional methylenetetrahydrofolate dehydrogenase/methenyltetrahydrofolate cyclohydrolase FolD, with protein MILLDGKSLAEKIKNQIKQEIDQLTQKGYRPPVLSVILVGENPASQIYVNKKIKDCASVGIKSKPFFLPENITQTELLELIGDLNGDEEVDGILVQLPLPSHINTLEIIEAINPNKDVDGFHPINVGKLATGRNDAILPCTPYGIMKLLQEYNIDHFGKDVVVVGASNIVGKPMSLLFLKDEKSTVTICHKNTKDLKSHTLKADILVVAVGKPNLITEDMVKEGAVVIDVGINRVDGKIVGDVDFENVKKKAYAITPVPGGVGPMTVAMLLYNTLEIYKRKLSEM; from the coding sequence TTGATTTTATTAGACGGAAAATCCTTAGCAGAGAAGATAAAAAATCAAATAAAACAAGAAATAGACCAGCTAACACAAAAAGGCTATAGACCGCCTGTTTTATCTGTGATTCTTGTCGGAGAAAACCCAGCAAGTCAGATTTATGTAAATAAAAAAATTAAAGATTGTGCATCGGTTGGAATAAAATCAAAACCTTTTTTCTTGCCTGAAAATATAACCCAAACAGAGCTTTTAGAGCTTATTGGAGACCTAAACGGAGATGAGGAGGTTGATGGAATTTTAGTCCAGCTTCCTCTACCATCTCACATAAACACCCTCGAAATAATAGAAGCTATAAACCCAAATAAAGATGTTGACGGATTTCACCCAATAAACGTTGGAAAGCTTGCAACAGGAAGAAATGATGCAATACTTCCATGTACACCCTATGGAATAATGAAGCTTTTACAAGAATACAACATTGACCATTTTGGAAAAGATGTTGTAGTCGTAGGAGCAAGCAATATAGTAGGAAAACCAATGTCTTTATTATTTTTAAAAGATGAAAAATCAACTGTAACAATATGCCATAAAAATACAAAAGACTTAAAGTCCCATACACTTAAAGCGGATATTTTAGTCGTAGCAGTAGGAAAGCCAAATTTAATCACTGAGGATATGGTTAAAGAAGGTGCTGTTGTTATTGATGTGGGAATTAATAGAGTTGATGGTAAAATCGTTGGAGATGTAGACTTTGAAAACGTAAAGAAAAAAGCCTACGCAATTACCCCAGTCCCCGGCGGCGTTGGTCCAATGACCGTCGCTATGCTTTTATATAATACATTAGAAATTTATAAGAGGAAATTAAGTGAGATGTGA
- the thrB gene encoding homoserine kinase → MTKKIVKVKVPATTANLGAGFDTFGLALTLYNEFEVEEADGVFIESYPENEFLKNPENNLFIKVVKYLCEAEGKTFHGAKLKQTINIPVARGLGSSATAIVAGILTGFAVHKKPLTDEEFFKVAYLFEPHPDNLLPAWKGGLIAALKTEDKTYYSKIDFPQELKAVVVIPDFELSTELARSVLPKEIPLKDAVFNIQRASLFIRALQEKRFDLLKVAMEDRLHQPYRKSLIPNFDKVIQYAYDSGAVGASLSGAGSTMLALALDNFDKIGQAMVSAFSEAGINAKYLVLDVDTEGAKVEIIEK, encoded by the coding sequence ATGACTAAGAAAATTGTCAAAGTAAAAGTTCCGGCTACGACGGCAAACTTAGGGGCAGGCTTTGATACATTCGGTCTTGCTTTAACACTTTATAACGAGTTTGAAGTAGAAGAAGCAGATGGAGTATTTATAGAATCTTATCCAGAAAATGAATTTTTGAAAAATCCGGAGAATAACCTTTTTATAAAAGTAGTAAAGTATTTATGCGAAGCAGAAGGAAAGACATTTCACGGTGCAAAGTTAAAACAGACTATCAATATACCAGTAGCAAGAGGACTTGGTAGTAGTGCAACAGCAATAGTTGCAGGCATCTTAACAGGCTTTGCAGTCCATAAAAAACCGCTGACAGATGAAGAATTTTTTAAAGTAGCATATCTATTTGAACCACATCCAGACAACCTCTTACCAGCTTGGAAAGGTGGCCTAATAGCAGCATTAAAAACAGAAGATAAAACATATTACAGCAAAATAGATTTTCCACAAGAACTAAAAGCAGTTGTTGTAATACCGGATTTTGAGCTTTCAACTGAGCTTGCAAGGTCAGTACTACCAAAAGAAATACCATTAAAAGATGCAGTGTTTAACATTCAAAGGGCATCACTTTTTATTAGAGCATTGCAAGAAAAAAGATTTGATTTATTAAAAGTAGCAATGGAAGATAGATTACATCAACCTTACAGAAAAAGCCTAATTCCAAACTTTGATAAGGTTATACAGTATGCTTACGACTCAGGGGCAGTTGGTGCATCCTTAAGCGGTGCAGGCAGCACAATGTTAGCCCTTGCTTTGGATAATTTTGACAAAATCGGACAGGCAATGGTATCAGCCTTTTCAGAAGCAGGCATAAATGCAAAATATCTCGTTTTAGACGTAGACACAGAAGGTGCAAAGGTTGAGATAATAGAGAAGTAA
- the efp gene encoding elongation factor P: protein MGVKIDINRIARDQFILVDNQPYKVVSYEHVKPGKGQAFVRVKAKNMRTGNVTEFTFKSSDLIELADFEQRFMNYSYTDGSYYYFLDTNTYETFAVPAEAMEHEAQFLKEGMQVVVFLDRGNPIGIELPKHEVYEVIETEPGFKGDTATNTLKPAKIETGAIVQVPLFINVGDRIKVDTENGTYIERVNK from the coding sequence ATGGGCGTTAAAATTGATATCAACAGAATAGCAAGAGACCAGTTTATCTTGGTTGATAATCAACCTTATAAAGTAGTTAGCTATGAACACGTAAAACCGGGTAAAGGTCAAGCATTTGTTAGAGTGAAAGCAAAAAACATGAGAACAGGAAACGTTACAGAATTTACTTTTAAATCTTCCGATTTAATCGAGCTTGCAGACTTTGAACAAAGATTTATGAACTACTCTTACACAGATGGTAGCTACTACTATTTCTTAGATACAAACACATATGAAACGTTTGCTGTTCCTGCTGAAGCTATGGAACATGAAGCACAGTTTTTAAAAGAAGGAATGCAGGTAGTTGTATTTTTAGATAGAGGAAATCCAATCGGTATAGAACTTCCAAAGCATGAAGTTTATGAAGTAATAGAAACAGAACCAGGATTTAAAGGTGATACAGCTACAAACACATTAAAACCTGCTAAAATAGAAACAGGTGCAATAGTCCAAGTACCATTGTTTATAAACGTTGGAGATAGAATTAAGGTAGATACAGAAAATGGAACTTACATAGAAAGAGTAAATAAATAA
- the rfaD gene encoding ADP-glyceromanno-heptose 6-epimerase: MYQNILITGGAGFIGSNLALKLQKDYPNSKILILDDFSSANFKNLKGFKGIVYSCDVSTDELFFKVEDFKPDVIFHLASITDTTVTDQEYMMRRNVDGFKNILEFAYDNESIVVYASSASVYGNVKEHVPLKEDREKSPENVYAFSKYIMDNLAQEFSDKTGLKIVGVRYFNVYGPREAHKGKFASMIYQLYLQMKQGNRPRIFKWGEQKRDFVYVKDAVDATILAAKAPKSTVYNVGSGEATSFNDVIKYLNQALGTNLEPEYFDCPYDFYQEYTQADMTKIKEELGFVPRYSIQRGIKEYVDILEGRIND; encoded by the coding sequence ATGTATCAAAACATACTTATTACAGGTGGTGCAGGATTTATTGGCTCTAACCTTGCTTTAAAACTACAAAAAGATTATCCAAACAGCAAAATCTTAATCTTAGATGATTTTTCAAGTGCTAACTTTAAAAATTTAAAAGGTTTTAAAGGAATAGTTTATTCCTGTGATGTATCAACAGATGAGCTTTTTTTTAAGGTAGAAGATTTTAAGCCGGATGTAATTTTTCATCTTGCATCTATTACAGATACAACAGTAACTGACCAAGAGTATATGATGAGAAGGAACGTTGACGGTTTTAAGAATATATTAGAGTTTGCTTACGATAATGAAAGCATTGTAGTGTATGCATCATCTGCTTCTGTGTATGGAAATGTAAAGGAGCACGTACCATTAAAGGAAGATAGAGAAAAATCTCCTGAAAATGTGTATGCTTTTTCTAAATACATCATGGATAACCTTGCACAAGAATTCAGCGACAAAACAGGACTAAAAATCGTAGGCGTTAGATACTTTAACGTTTATGGTCCAAGGGAAGCCCACAAAGGAAAGTTTGCAAGTATGATTTATCAGCTTTATTTACAGATGAAACAAGGAAACAGACCAAGAATTTTCAAATGGGGTGAGCAAAAAAGAGACTTTGTATATGTTAAAGATGCAGTAGATGCTACCATTTTAGCAGCAAAAGCTCCAAAATCTACTGTTTATAACGTCGGAAGTGGAGAGGCAACATCTTTTAATGATGTAATTAAATATTTAAATCAAGCACTTGGAACAAATTTAGAACCAGAATATTTTGACTGTCCTTACGATTTTTATCAAGAGTATACTCAAGCAGATATGACTAAGATTAAAGAAGAGCTTGGATTTGTGCCAAGATACAGCATACAAAGAGGCATTAAAGAGTATGTTGATATTTTAGAAGGAAGAATAAATGACTAA
- the purH gene encoding bifunctional phosphoribosylaminoimidazolecarboxamide formyltransferase/IMP cyclohydrolase, giving the protein MKRALISVSDKTGVLEFAKELKNLGYEIISSSGTAKYLKENGIDVIEVSQITGFPEILDGRVKTLHPKIHGGILAIRDNQEHRKQLQENDIKPIDIVAINLYPFENTVKKGADLDEIIENIDIGGPALVRASAKNYKYVAIITDPKDYNDIINELKEYGEISIQTKKKLSLKAFRHTAFYDSIISQVLNEKFEINEDFPESLTIPMRLKSGLRYGENPHQKASLYINPLENGISVADSEILQGKEMSFNNYYDVDSAVLLVKEFEEPTCVIVKHNNPCGVAVAENIKQAYTLALETDPKSAFGGIVAFNKEVDEETAKELTKLFLEVVVAPSFSDSALEVLKTKKNLRVVKVKNFDKKLEGKDIKRISGGYLLQDRNLGLYTELKVVTERQPTEKELEDLIFALKVVKHVKSNAVVIAKDKRTVGIGVGQTSRVDSLETAIKKAKEFNLPLEGSVLASEAFFPFRDSIDTAAKEGIKAVIQPGGSIRDQEVIDACNEHGIAMIFTNMRHFKH; this is encoded by the coding sequence TTGAAAAGAGCTTTAATATCTGTTTCTGATAAAACAGGTGTATTAGAATTTGCAAAAGAGCTTAAAAATCTTGGATATGAGATTATATCCTCTTCAGGAACTGCAAAATATTTAAAAGAAAATGGCATAGATGTTATAGAAGTTTCACAAATAACAGGATTTCCAGAAATACTTGATGGTAGAGTAAAAACATTACACCCAAAAATACATGGCGGAATTTTAGCCATCAGAGACAACCAAGAGCACAGAAAGCAGCTTCAAGAAAATGATATTAAACCAATAGATATTGTAGCCATAAATTTATATCCATTTGAAAACACAGTTAAAAAAGGTGCTGATTTAGATGAGATTATAGAGAATATAGACATTGGCGGTCCTGCATTAGTTAGAGCATCTGCTAAAAATTATAAATACGTTGCCATAATAACAGACCCAAAAGATTATAACGATATAATCAACGAGCTTAAAGAATACGGAGAAATAAGCATACAGACAAAGAAAAAGCTTTCATTAAAAGCATTTAGACATACAGCCTTTTATGACAGTATAATTTCACAAGTTTTAAATGAAAAATTTGAAATAAACGAAGATTTTCCGGAAAGCTTAACCATTCCGATGAGACTAAAATCCGGGCTAAGATATGGAGAAAATCCACATCAAAAAGCATCTCTTTACATAAACCCACTTGAAAATGGCATTTCTGTTGCAGATAGCGAAATTTTACAAGGTAAAGAAATGTCTTTTAACAACTACTACGATGTTGATTCTGCTGTGCTTTTGGTTAAAGAGTTTGAAGAGCCAACCTGCGTTATAGTGAAGCATAACAACCCTTGCGGTGTTGCAGTTGCAGAAAATATAAAACAAGCTTACACCCTTGCCCTTGAAACAGACCCAAAATCAGCTTTCGGCGGAATTGTAGCATTTAATAAAGAAGTTGATGAAGAAACAGCAAAAGAACTTACAAAATTATTTTTAGAGGTGGTAGTTGCACCTTCATTTTCAGATTCAGCGTTGGAAGTATTAAAAACTAAGAAAAATTTAAGAGTTGTAAAAGTTAAAAACTTTGATAAAAAATTAGAAGGAAAAGATATAAAAAGAATCTCAGGTGGATACTTACTCCAAGACAGAAACTTAGGGCTCTATACAGAGTTAAAAGTAGTTACAGAAAGACAGCCAACAGAAAAAGAGTTAGAAGATTTAATATTTGCTTTAAAAGTTGTTAAACATGTAAAATCTAATGCGGTTGTGATAGCAAAAGACAAAAGAACTGTTGGCATTGGGGTAGGACAAACTTCAAGAGTAGATAGTTTAGAAACAGCAATCAAAAAAGCAAAAGAATTTAATCTACCATTAGAAGGAAGCGTTCTTGCATCAGAAGCATTTTTCCCATTTAGAGATAGCATTGACACAGCAGCAAAAGAAGGAATAAAAGCAGTTATACAACCAGGTGGTTCAATCAGAGACCAAGAGGTAATAGATGCATGTAATGAGCATGGAATTGCGATGATATTTACAAACATGAGACACTTTAAACATTAA
- a CDS encoding ATP citrate lyase citrate-binding domain-containing protein, which produces MAQRGIREYDGKRIIAQNWKDYFGDAFNYEFKSVLVTPETDFDKLPEQYPWLKETPLVAKPDMLFGKRGKLGLVLYKIEKPGDVKYEDAVKWIKQKMQEEVEINGVKGHLTHFLIEPFVPHEPEEEYYVSFSMGDDYDTVYMSAFGGIDVEENWDKVVEVHIPPTASDEEIEKLIKANVPKEIKDKEKYGDFVVRAYKMFRDLHFVYFEVNPLVMVGNNVYLLDFVGKVDDTAGFVVGKKWGELEFPSGFGRDLTPEEKYIKELDEKSGSSLKLTILNPGGRIWTLVAGGGASVVYADTIADMGYVNELANYGEYSGNPTRTETREYVKTVLDLMTRSKHPSGKPKILLIGGAIANFTDVAKTFDGIIDAFKEYADKMKQVGVKIYVRRGGPNYEVGLKRIKQAAEELGLPIEVYGPELHMTDIVRKALEEEKAA; this is translated from the coding sequence ATGGCACAGAGGGGAATTAGAGAATACGATGGCAAGAGGATCATCGCGCAAAACTGGAAGGATTACTTTGGTGATGCTTTTAATTATGAGTTTAAATCTGTTCTCGTTACACCAGAAACAGATTTCGACAAACTTCCAGAGCAATATCCATGGTTAAAAGAAACTCCATTAGTAGCAAAGCCGGATATGCTATTTGGTAAGAGAGGAAAGCTTGGATTAGTCCTTTACAAAATTGAAAAACCCGGTGATGTTAAATACGAAGATGCGGTTAAATGGATAAAACAAAAAATGCAAGAAGAAGTGGAAATTAATGGAGTTAAAGGACATTTAACACACTTTTTAATAGAGCCATTTGTTCCCCATGAGCCAGAAGAAGAGTACTACGTTTCATTCTCAATGGGTGATGATTACGATACTGTTTACATGTCTGCTTTTGGTGGTATAGATGTTGAAGAAAACTGGGATAAAGTGGTAGAAGTTCACATTCCACCAACAGCTTCTGACGAAGAGATTGAAAAATTAATAAAAGCTAATGTTCCAAAAGAGATTAAAGATAAAGAAAAATACGGAGATTTTGTTGTTAGAGCTTATAAAATGTTTAGAGATTTACACTTTGTATATTTTGAAGTAAACCCACTTGTAATGGTTGGCAATAACGTTTACTTATTGGACTTTGTTGGAAAGGTTGATGATACAGCCGGTTTTGTTGTTGGTAAAAAATGGGGAGAGTTAGAGTTTCCATCAGGATTTGGGAGAGATTTAACACCGGAAGAAAAATACATTAAAGAATTAGATGAGAAGTCTGGCTCATCATTAAAGTTAACAATACTTAATCCAGGAGGTAGAATTTGGACTCTTGTTGCCGGTGGTGGTGCTTCTGTTGTATATGCAGATACGATTGCAGATATGGGATATGTAAATGAGCTTGCAAATTATGGTGAATACTCAGGAAATCCAACAAGAACAGAAACAAGAGAGTATGTTAAAACAGTACTTGACTTAATGACAAGAAGCAAACATCCTTCCGGAAAGCCAAAAATACTTTTGATCGGTGGAGCAATTGCTAACTTTACAGACGTAGCTAAAACATTTGACGGAATAATTGATGCATTTAAAGAATACGCTGATAAAATGAAACAAGTAGGCGTAAAGATATATGTTAGAAGAGGCGGACCAAACTATGAAGTTGGATTGAAAAGAATAAAGCAAGCTGCAGAAGAGCTTGGATTACCAATTGAAGTGTATGGACCTGAATTACACATGACAGATATAGTTAGAAAAGCTTTAGAAGAAGAAAAAGCTGCATAA